One Hippoglossus stenolepis isolate QCI-W04-F060 chromosome 9, HSTE1.2, whole genome shotgun sequence genomic region harbors:
- the rhbdd3 gene encoding rhomboid domain-containing protein 3, protein MWSVWFWFGSDRPGFCVGTCSWIILMLLLYAGGIQGSLSPGPNGDFPRLRDVFLYALSHDELPSLLVSVALLLLCGPSQERRWGTVTFLALSILTMTILPLLYTLVLFVGGGEASRICGYSAVQLTLFTAQCRQVKQRRVLRFFPVWFLPWIILLAGLLLLPSTPALLHFCAICIGHNYRQPFIGTLQELEEALVLDFIPDWAYVSTSARFRLPTYTSSPRSPSRIPPVDQAAAASPPRRDPAALNHHPWSQPLPPWIIEESAALSEAEVVEEQMLRAGILASLQDAPDDPDAKVEVPKSSVSSLRLQQLEKMGFPTEKAVVALAASKQLDGAISLLIDDRVGEQAVMVSKGKSPLPPQST, encoded by the exons CTGGTTTCTGTGTGGGAACCTGCTCATGGATAAtcctcatgctgctgctgtatgCTGGGGGCATCCAGGGGAGTCTCAGCCCAGGTCCCAACGGAGACTTCCCGAGGCTCAGAG atGTTTTCCTGTACGCCCTGAGTCATGATGAGCTGCCCTCTCTGCTGGTCAGTGttgctctcctgctgctgtgtggaccCAGTCAGGAGCGTCGATGGGGAACAGTCACCTTCCTCGCCCTCTCCATCCTGACCATGACCATATTACCTCTTCTCTACACCCTGGTCCTCTTCGTCGGTGGCGGAGAAGCGAGTAGGATCTGTGGTTACTCCGCCGTCCAGTTGACCCTGTTCACAGCTCAGTGTCGTCAGGTGAAGCAGAGGAGGGTGCTGAGGTTTTTTCCAGTCTGGTTTCTTCCCTGGATCATTCTGCTGGCTGGGTTACTGCTGCTGCCGTCAACACCTGCCCTGCTCCACTTCTGTGCAATATGCATCGGACATAACT ATCGTCAGCCCTTCATTGGGACGTtacaggagctggaggaggcccTGGTCTTGGACTTCATTCCTGATTGGGCCTATGTTTCCACATCAGCGAGGTTCAGATTACCCACCTACACTTCCTCACCGAG ATCCCCGTCTCGGATCCCACCTGTAgatcaggctgctgctgcttctcccccCAGGAGGGACCCCGCCGCTCTGAACCACCACCCCTGGAGCCAGCCGTTGCCTCCCTGGATAATAGAGGAGTCTGCGGCACTGTCTGAAGCAGAGGTTGTGGAGGAGCAGATGCTGAGAGCAGGGATACTGGCCTCCTTACAGGATGCTCCTGATGACCCTGATGCTAAAGTGGAAGTTCCTAAATCATCCGTCTCCTCGTTGCG actccagcagctggagaagaTGGGCTTCCCCACAGAGAAAGCTGTTGTTGCATTAGCAGCTTCAAAACAGCTAGATGGCGCCATCTCTTTGCTTATTGATGACAGAGTCGGGGAACAAGCCGTGATGGTTTCCAAGGGGAAGAGTCCTCTGCCTCCACAGAGCACCTAG